The region GATCTAAAGTTTGCATTCCACTACCGTTTAAATTGATTTTATAGGTGTGTAAATAATACGGATCTTGGTCTTTATGTACGCCATTCGCCGTAAAATAAAGCGTTCTACTTTTCTCGTCTAAACCCGCAAAATTATCTACATGATAATCGCCTTCTGTTACTTGGTTTTTCAAATTCCCATTGACATCATACAAATAAAAATGAGCCCAACCATCGCGTTCTGCCCAATGCAATATTTCGGTTTCATTGTTAAATAGAATTAAGGGTCTCGATTCTATATACGTATTAAATCGTTCCTCAATAATGGTTTTATATTCTCCGGTATTGATGTCTGCTACATGAATATCAAATTTTTTACGATCTCTAGAAATCGTACTGAAATATACTTTTCCTTTTTTTGATAATAGCAAAGAAGGTGTAAAATCATCATCTCTTTGAGACTGTTTTCTTGGTGCTCTGTATACAGAAATACTTTGTTGTTTTACTGTATCTAAAGGAACCATTACATGGCTTTTTGAAGGAATATCAAAAATCATCAATTCAGATTTATAAAATTCTTGTTCACCTGGCATGTGGTATTTGTAAGTTTCTAAAGTAGGCCTTTTTTTACCTGTAGCATTAATTACCCATAAATCTTTGATATGCCTTGAATCTGATTTTTGGAACACAAACTTTTTAGAATCATGAGACCAAGTTCCCCAAACCCCTTTTCTTTTGTCTTTATTTTTTTCTACATCCACATTATCTTGCCCTCGGTTTCCGCCACCATAACCATAATTCTCTTCACCATCTTTTGTCCATTGATTTTCTACAACAGTGCTATCTTTTTCATCTTTAATAAACTTTTTAAAGTTCATTTTATCCATCCAATACATATTGTAGTTTTTAGAATATAGAACTATAGAACTATCTGGAGCAACATTTGCCCAACTTTTCCAAGGTGTTTTCTCTTCTTTTTTAGTATCGATAATGGTTAACCCATTTCCACCTAATCTATATTCTAGATGATAGGTTTTTTTCTCCATTTTAGGCTTCTTCTTTTTAGCCTTTTTGGTAGTTGTAGAGTCTTTCTTAACTTCTTCTTTTGATTCTTTTTTATCCTCTTCAACAACCTCTACTTCTTCTGTAGATTTTACTCTAAAGCGGATTGCATTCTCTGCTTTATTAAATTTGAAATTAAAACGAGGCAAATGTTTGGCGTCATAAGGATCTTTGGTGATTTCTGTTAACCACTTTGCCATTTTTACATTATCAAATAATGGTTTTTTCGTTTTTCTATCTAAATCAACAATATAATGATTGGAACCCTCTGAAGTTTTGTAAGCATACCAAAAACGGTTTCCTTTTTTTAACCAATGTGGGCTTACACTTGTTGAATGCACCATTTTAGCTAAATTTTTTGGAGAATATTTAGCCGCTTGTCTGTAATTTGGTTTGGGAGTTTCTTGCGCAAAACTTACTGAAATAGTAAAAATCAACGCAAAAGAGAAGATGATATTTTTCATGTATAGAGATTGGTTTATTTGTGGGTCAAGTTCCTTAAAACAATCTATATTACAAATTTTTTAAGAAAAATTTGTAATAATTTTAACAGTTAATCATCAATTCAGATTCCTTTTTTCAAAAAAAAATCTTTTTAAAAGTAGTGAACATTCATTTTCTAAAACTCCTGCAACAACTTTTGTTTTAGGATGTAAGGTTGTTTTTAAGTTGATAAAACCTCTCGTAGGTTCAGAAGCTCCAAAAACAATTTTATCAATTTGTGTCCAATAACTTGCGCCTGCACACATTTGACAAGGTTCTAAAGTTACATATAAAACACATTCTTTCAGATATTTACCTCCCAAAAAATCTGCAGCCGCCGTAAAAGCCTGCATTTCTGCATGGGCAGTAACATCATTCAACGTTTCCGTTAAATTATGTGCTCTTGCGATAATCTGATTCTTAAAGACTATCACAGCGCCTACTGGGATTTCTCCCTTATCAAAAGCCAATGCTGCTTCTTGATAAGCTTTTTTCATAAAATAAACATCGTCAAAAGGTAGTATCATATTTTGGAAATAAAAAATCAATATTACAAAAATTGAAATTGTATTTTTGTGATGAAATGAAAAACTTATTAAATCATATTTCAAACCCGTCTGATTTAAGAAAATTAAATCCTAATCAATTACCCCATTTAGCGGAAGAATTAAGGGCGTTTATTATTGATGTTGTGGCCACAAAAGAAGGTCATTTAGGAGCGAGTTTAGGTGTTGTGGAATTAACCATTGCGCTTCATTATTTATTTGACACTCCAAATGATTTATTAGTTTGGGATGTTGGACATCAGGCATACGGACATAAAATTTTAACGGGTAGAAAAGAAATTTTTCATACGAATAGGCAGCTAGGCGGAATTTCAGGATTTCCATCAAGAAAAGAAAGTAAATTCGATGCTTTTGGTGTTGGGCACTCCTCTACTTCTATTTCTGCAGCTTTGGGGATGGCTATTGCCTCAAATTTAAAAGGGGAAACTAACAAACATCATATTGCCGTTATTGGTGATGCCTCGATTGCCAGCGGAATGGCTTTTGAAGCGCTGAATCATGCAGGTGTTTCAAAGGCTAATTTATTAATTATTTTAAATGATAATGCCATTGGTATTGACCCCTCTGTAGGTGCTTTAAAAGAATATCTAACAAAAGTAAAAACCGACAGGAAATTAGCCACTCAAAATAATATTATAAAGGCTTTAAATTTTGATTATTATGGTCCCATTGACGGACATGATTTACCAAAACTAATCACCGAATTAGAACGATTAAAATCTGTAAAAGGTCCTAAATTTTTGCATATTATAACTACGAAAGGTAAAGGTTTAAAAAAAGCAGAAGAAGATCAAATAACGTATCACGCTCCAGGAAAATTTGATAAAATTACAGGTGAAAGAGAAAAAAAAGAAAAAAGTTTATTTACTAAATATCAAGATGTTTTTGGAAAAACTATCTTAGAACTTGCGCAAAAAAATGATAAAATTATAGGAATAACACCTGCAATGTTAACGGGTAGTTCTCTTAAATTGATGTTTCAAGAATTTCCTGAAAGAACTTTTGATGTAGGTATTGCAGAACAACATGCCGTTACTTTGGCGGCCGGCATGGCAACACAAGGTTTCATTCCGTTTTGTAATATTTATTCCACATTTTTACAGCGTGCCTATGACCAGGTCATCCATGATGTTGCTTTGCAAAAATTACCCGTTATTTTTTGTTTAGATAGAGCAGGTTTAGTCGGTGAAGATGGCCCAACGCATCATGGTGCTTTTGATATTGCTTTTTTAAGATGTATCCCTAATTTAATTATTTTTGCACCCAGAAACGAAATTGAGCTGCGTAATATTTTATACACGGCACAACTAGGATTAGAAAATCCGATTGCCATAAGATATCCTAGAGGTTTGGGTAAAATAAAAGAATGGCAGCAGCCTTTTACAAAGATAAAAATCGGAAAAGGCATCTGTCTAAAAGAAGGAACTAAAATAGCTGTTTTATCTTTTGGAACGATTGCAGATACCGTCTCTGAAGCGATTGGATCCTCAGAAAAAAAAGATACAATTGCTCATTATGATTTGCGATTTGTAAAACCTTTAGATGAAAAATTATTACATACTATTTTTAAAAAACATAAAACTATAATTACTATTGAAGATGGTGTTGTTAAAGGTGGTTTTGGAAGTGCTATTCTTGAGTTTGGTTCTAATCATAACTATAAAAATGACATAAAAGTATTAGGAATACCTGATGCATTTATTGAACATGGTAACACCTCTGAACTTCTAACCAAAATTGGATTAGATGCTGCATCTTTAAAAGTACTTGTTGATAATATAAACTAAAAAGAGACGCTTTTTTATAAGCATCTCTTTTATTGCCAATGTTTTAAACGCTAATTTATTATTATTTTTTGACTGTAATTTATGACTTCATTATTTATTTTTAATATATAAATTCCAGTACTTAAATTTTCAGTGTTTATGGTTACAGTTCCTTTTAAATCGGATTTTTGAGCATAAACTTGTCTTCCATTAATATCATATATAGCAGTGGTTGCGTTCTTAACCTCATTCGTTAAAGAAATATTAATCGATGTACTTGCTGGGTTAGGGTATATTTTAAATAATTCTAAAACATCGCCCTCCACACTTAGTGCATTATTGCAACTAAAGGTTGATAAAACATTTTCTGGTGGCATATCAAAAGCAATTGTTTGATCTGTAAAAGAGTCGGTATCTCCAGAGTCTGCGCTGTACCCTAATCCTCTTCTCGCAAATACTTCCCAAATAGCACATTGGTTGGCACCATTATAGAGGAGCTCATCTGCTGCCAAAATAGCATCTCTTGCTCCAATAAATCCAGAACTACAAGGGGTAAGCTTTAAACCTTCTATAACTAAAGCCATGGTTTTATTGTTACCTCCAGTTCCGTTATACATATCTGGATCAAAACCATAAATATTAATCATTTTCCAATGCAAATCCCACAGCATAGTTGCCCAAATAGAACCTACACCATGCACAGAAACTTCTCCATCTGGTAATGCTTGATCTTTAACCTCTTTAAAGGTAAAAGGATTCACTGCCATATCGGTTGTATATGGGTATCTTCTTATTCCATTGCCTGTTATTGCTTGTCCTGATGCAAACGTACCAACTCCTCTAACTCTTGTTTCTGTATCATCAGGATTCATAGTAATTGCCATTCCGAAATAATCAGACCAGCCTTCTCCTAGTTGTTCTTGATTATTCATACAATTAGCATTTGCACCTCCACCTATTAGTCTATTAGAGATTCCATGACCGTATTCGTGAGCTATAATGCCATTATCAAAACTGCCGTCTAAATCAATAGCCGCTAAAAACACATTAATAGTTTCAGAATTTGATAATGCCGAAATTATAAAATTACCTAATTCTTGTGTAATAGAAACTGCAGGAATAGTAATGTTTTCAGTTGCACCACCCATCCTTATAGTACCTCCAGTATTATTTACAACAATAACTCCTACTGCACCGTTATCTTGTGCTAATTTTATTTTACTTACAAAAGAACACTCTCCTCTGCTAATAACCACAATTTTACCTTCTAAATCAGCTATTGGAGCACCACTCTCTGAACAACCATTTATTGGTGTAGGCGTGTCATCGTTCATTAATACCAAATCAGCAGTAACTGGGTTTTCATTTAAAGGAGCTCCTGACCTAGCGGTATCTGACGTTCCATCAATAGTAAAATTACTGTCCGTAATCGGATATTTTCCAGCTAATGTACCTGTAGTGATATCCATTATAGCATCATCCCAAAGATACATTTGCATTCTTGGTGTAAAACCATCTGGGGGTGTTGCAAAGTTTGCATTATTTTTACCTCCAGCGTCTTGAGCGTCCGCTATAACCTCATCTCCATCCGTTGGGGGAAAGGTTAGTGGAGCTTCTCTGCCGTAATTATTTGATTGAAAATTACCAGAAACTTCATCAAATCCGTATTGATACCAGATATCATGCATTACATTATTCAGATAAAATAAATTAGTTATAGAAACATCCTTGTATGAATCTGCTGGTTTATTATTCATGTCTAATAAATAATTAAAAACTAATTCATTCCCTCCATCTGGGGCATACCCTTGGGTATCATTATCATTATCATCGTCTAATTGCGCATATACATTATTACCTCTTGTTATCGTATGCTCAGGCCCTATAACTCCATCTGTATCATGCCAGCCAAAAGGAGACGCCAATGTATTGTGAGATGCCGAAATAAGGCTTCTAGACCCATGGTTTGGACTTTCTACTGGAAGGCCAAAAACGTTATATTGTGCTCCTTCATAAAAATTTACGTTTTTTTTTATAGCTATGACTGGGCTTTGAATTGGTTGCTTAACTAGTTTTGATTCGTGATAATGTGTCCCCGTGGCGATATCAAAATTACAACTTACACCCCAATCATTTTTATCTAAAATAACACCTTTAATCGCATCAATTCTTACATTCCACCAATGAATACCATCTAATTGATAGATATTTAACAACCAAGATAATTTTACTGACCCATCTTTTAATGGTTGATACACTAATTCTACAGGAATTTTTTCTTGGGAAATACCACTTTTTGAGAAAACATAGGCACTATTTCCTTTTTCTTCTATTAATTCTAAACCTATTGGTGTTCCGAGATGCAATGCGCTAGCTACTTGAGTAATTGCTGTTTTAGGCTGTAATACTGGCGATACTGTATTAATTTTTGAAGCAAGATTTTTTACAAAAGAGTTTCTTGCAAAAATAACTTTATTATCTTTTAATGTAAAATTAGAAACTGCATTATACACCGGAATTCCTTTAAATGTCTGTTGTATGTATACATGTGTGACATTCGTTTGTTTAGAATACACTTCATTCGTTATCTTCCATTCTGTTGCATCGGCTGGGGTCAAGTTAAACTTTTCCAAATTATTAGAAAGGTATGTTTTTATAATCTTATTATGCTGTCCGAAACCTATGAAGGATAAAAAGAATACAGAAGACAATAAAAGACTCTTGATGTTATTTCTTTTAAGAATATTAAAAGTAAAGTATACTAATTGTTTTTTCATTTTTTTAAAATAAAAGTTTATAAATATTGTCTTGTAACTATTTTTGTCGTTCAATTATATCTAAAGATTCTTTTTGCTTTTTTTAAAATAAAACCTTTCAAAGTTCATACCAATAAAACTTCCTAGTTTTAATATTTTAAAACGAGACTATTTTTAAGTTCTTAAAAACAGTATTATTTTCATTCTTGAACCTCTATTCGATTTGCAAAAAAAAGTCAGTATTAAAAAAGAAAGTGAGCATAAAGCTATCGCCCTTTTTAATTCATATTTTGCTTATTCTGTTTTGTTATTCGTAAAATAAAAATATCATTGTGATTTTTAAGCTATGTTTCGAATTAATTTTTTTAAAAAGAATACAATAGCAATCACTTTTAAAGATTTGACATTATGTCTAATCGTTTTCACGATGCCTTTTATGTTTTATTGCTACATTCTTGTATGCAACGATAGCTATATAATTTTAATAATGTTTAGCGTAATTACAACTATTTCAAACAAAAATAACTAAATTACAACTTGTTTAGACTAAATTTCCTGTTAATTTTTTGTGCATTCTTATCGCGTAACTATCAGACATTCTTGCCACATACGTAGAAACTTGCATGACGCGATTATACAAACTATTGGTTTCTACCTGATATTCTTGAGGTAGTAAATTAAGGATTAGCGTATCAAAATTAGATTCAATACCTTCAAATTTATGATTGATTGCTTTTATAAAAACATCTAATAAATCTGCTATTATTTTATAACCCGCTACTTCTTTTTCTATAACCTCCTTACTTTTATAAATTTTATCAATACTTATTTTGATAATGTCGTTTATTTGTGCTTCATAGGCACATTTCTCTAACAAAGATCTATCAAAAGCACCTTCTAAAATTGATTTTTCATTCGCAAGAAAAATTTTAACGGCTTCGTCAATTAACGAGTTGATTGCAATTGCCCTCAAATAGGCAGTTCTGTCTTTGGTATGTTTTAAGGCGTAATATTTCTCTCTGTTGATACGATAAATTAATTTAGACATATACTCCAAAGCATAATCCTCATCAATTAAACCTAGATTAATGCCATCTTCAAAATCGATGATCGTGTAGCAAATATCATCCGCAGCTTCTACCAAATAAGCCAATGGATGCCTGTAAAAAGAATTGTTTTCTATAGATTTAGGTTTCATTCCTAATTCTTGAACAACATCTAAAAAGGCTTCTTTTTCTGATTGAAAAAATCCATATTTTTTATCTGCAACATGGTTGGTGGGTTTTTGGGGTAAGCTTTCTTTCGGATACTTTAAAAACGCCCCCAGCGTGGCATAACTTAAGCGCAAACCGCCAAAAATACCTTCTCTATTTTCTGTTAAAATTTTGAATCCGTTTGCATTTCCTTCAAATTCAATTAAATCTTGATATTCTTTATCTGATAATTGGTCTTTGTATTTTGCTCCATTTCCAGATTTAAAATACTCGCCAATAGCCTTTTCTCCAGAATGCCCAAAAGGCGGGTTTCCAATGTCATGTGCTACCGATGCGGTTGCAACAATGGCTCCAAAATCGTTAAAAGTATATCCCAATGCTACTAAATCAGGATGACGTTCTAACAATACTTTACCAACTCTTCTACCCAAAGTTCTACCGACCACAGAGACTTCTAAACTGTGTGTTAAACGTGTATGAACAAAATCAGTTTCTGAAAGCGGAATTACTTGTGTTTTATCTTGCAAACTTCTAAAGGCTGTTGAAAATATAATCCGATCAAAATCTACGTCAAAGCCCAAACGTGTTTCATCTTGTGCTATTCTTGGTCGTTTTTCGGTATCGCCAAAACGTTTTAAAGAGAGCAGTTGTTCCCAGTTCATTATGAATCGTTATTTTTAATTTCGTTTTCAAAGATTACATCTTTTTCTGAATATAACAATTCTGCGACCTGAATTAATTTTTTAATTAAATCACTCACATTATAATTATCGTTTACCAAAGAAGATGCCACGGCCGGAGAAATTAAATTTTTACGAATTAAATTGTCTATTGTTTTATTATTTCTATTTTTTGATAATTTTGCTTGGTGTTTTAGTGTTTTTAGCTCATTGAAATACACTTCTTTTTGATCGTGTTTTCTAAACAAGTAAATAACTCTTAAAACTGTCGCCACTTTTTTTCTAAATTTATTGTATTCCTTTTTAACCTCTTTATTTTCAGAATCTAAAAAAGCAGTAATGTTTTTCGACAAATCTCTTGTGTCTCTAATAATCTCTACCATTCTTCTATTTGCCAATTTTAATTCTGTTAAACGAATCTCTTGGGCTTGTGTCAATTTTAAAGTACTCTGCCCCAAAACAATATAATTTATTATGTCTCCGTAAATATGTTTTACTTTGCTATAATATAATTCGTTAATATCTGTTACTATTGCAGTATTTGACAATTTAACTACTTTACTAATTTTTATATTTGACTTAATATCTGTCCGATGAATACTCATACCATGGGCTACAATTTCAAAAATTGAATTTTTATACAGGTATTTTGTTTCTTCTGTTAATGATTCTATTAACGTATCAGGAAATTTTAAAACAGCTTCATTTAAATACTTTGCTTCATGAATATCTTTTATTTGTTTTTCTTTGAACAAAGTCAATAAAAAAGCTTCTAGTTTTTTTATAAAAGGAATCATCAAGAGCACACCCATAAAATTAAAAATAGTGTGAAATATGGCTAATTTTAAAGTATAATTATTTGATAAAATCCCCATTAAATCAGATAAAATATCCACAAAATTTCCTAATGGCACAATAAGAAGTAAGGCAATGATTCCTGTTGAAAAGTTAAAAATTAAATGGGCAATAGACAGTCGTTTGCCAGAGGCATTTGAGTTTATAGAGCCTAATATTGCGGTAATGGTTGTCCCTATATTTGCGCCAATCGCAATAGCTAGTGCATTTTCATATTCAATTTGACCCGCTGCTAAAGCTGTTAGAATTAAAGCCAAAGT is a window of Polaribacter litorisediminis DNA encoding:
- a CDS encoding S9 family peptidase, whose protein sequence is MKNIIFSFALIFTISVSFAQETPKPNYRQAAKYSPKNLAKMVHSTSVSPHWLKKGNRFWYAYKTSEGSNHYIVDLDRKTKKPLFDNVKMAKWLTEITKDPYDAKHLPRFNFKFNKAENAIRFRVKSTEEVEVVEEDKKESKEEVKKDSTTTKKAKKKKPKMEKKTYHLEYRLGGNGLTIIDTKKEEKTPWKSWANVAPDSSIVLYSKNYNMYWMDKMNFKKFIKDEKDSTVVENQWTKDGEENYGYGGGNRGQDNVDVEKNKDKRKGVWGTWSHDSKKFVFQKSDSRHIKDLWVINATGKKRPTLETYKYHMPGEQEFYKSELMIFDIPSKSHVMVPLDTVKQQSISVYRAPRKQSQRDDDFTPSLLLSKKGKVYFSTISRDRKKFDIHVADINTGEYKTIIEERFNTYIESRPLILFNNETEILHWAERDGWAHFYLYDVNGNLKNQVTEGDYHVDNFAGLDEKSRTLYFTANGVHKDQDPYYLHTYKINLNGSGMQTLDPGNFTASASMADSNEYFVSNYSRVNTIPKSEVRDANGRKVMDLETADLSQLFASGYQFPETFKVKADDGITDIYGVMYKPFDLDTTKVYPLLEYVYPGPQTEAVNKSFSYRMDRLDRMAQVGFVVITLGNRGGHPDRSKWYHNYGYGNLRDYGLADKKYVAQQLANKHQYIDIEKVGIYGHSGGGFMSTAAMLVYPDFFKAAVSSAGNHDNRVYNSWWSETHHGVKEEIDEKGKISHKYEIDYNQSLAKNLKGHLMLIHGDMDNNVHPAGTIRMANELIKAHKRFKFMVMPGQRHGFGSMTEYSFWLRADHFSKYLLGEENTDVDFMFMNLNEPQNK
- a CDS encoding nucleoside deaminase; this encodes MILPFDDVYFMKKAYQEAALAFDKGEIPVGAVIVFKNQIIARAHNLTETLNDVTAHAEMQAFTAAADFLGGKYLKECVLYVTLEPCQMCAGASYWTQIDKIVFGASEPTRGFINLKTTLHPKTKVVAGVLENECSLLLKRFFFEKRNLN
- the dxs gene encoding 1-deoxy-D-xylulose-5-phosphate synthase, with the protein product MKNLLNHISNPSDLRKLNPNQLPHLAEELRAFIIDVVATKEGHLGASLGVVELTIALHYLFDTPNDLLVWDVGHQAYGHKILTGRKEIFHTNRQLGGISGFPSRKESKFDAFGVGHSSTSISAALGMAIASNLKGETNKHHIAVIGDASIASGMAFEALNHAGVSKANLLIILNDNAIGIDPSVGALKEYLTKVKTDRKLATQNNIIKALNFDYYGPIDGHDLPKLITELERLKSVKGPKFLHIITTKGKGLKKAEEDQITYHAPGKFDKITGEREKKEKSLFTKYQDVFGKTILELAQKNDKIIGITPAMLTGSSLKLMFQEFPERTFDVGIAEQHAVTLAAGMATQGFIPFCNIYSTFLQRAYDQVIHDVALQKLPVIFCLDRAGLVGEDGPTHHGAFDIAFLRCIPNLIIFAPRNEIELRNILYTAQLGLENPIAIRYPRGLGKIKEWQQPFTKIKIGKGICLKEGTKIAVLSFGTIADTVSEAIGSSEKKDTIAHYDLRFVKPLDEKLLHTIFKKHKTIITIEDGVVKGGFGSAILEFGSNHNYKNDIKVLGIPDAFIEHGNTSELLTKIGLDAASLKVLVDNIN
- a CDS encoding T9SS-dependent M36 family metallopeptidase → MKKQLVYFTFNILKRNNIKSLLLSSVFFLSFIGFGQHNKIIKTYLSNNLEKFNLTPADATEWKITNEVYSKQTNVTHVYIQQTFKGIPVYNAVSNFTLKDNKVIFARNSFVKNLASKINTVSPVLQPKTAITQVASALHLGTPIGLELIEEKGNSAYVFSKSGISQEKIPVELVYQPLKDGSVKLSWLLNIYQLDGIHWWNVRIDAIKGVILDKNDWGVSCNFDIATGTHYHESKLVKQPIQSPVIAIKKNVNFYEGAQYNVFGLPVESPNHGSRSLISASHNTLASPFGWHDTDGVIGPEHTITRGNNVYAQLDDDNDNDTQGYAPDGGNELVFNYLLDMNNKPADSYKDVSITNLFYLNNVMHDIWYQYGFDEVSGNFQSNNYGREAPLTFPPTDGDEVIADAQDAGGKNNANFATPPDGFTPRMQMYLWDDAIMDITTGTLAGKYPITDSNFTIDGTSDTARSGAPLNENPVTADLVLMNDDTPTPINGCSESGAPIADLEGKIVVISRGECSFVSKIKLAQDNGAVGVIVVNNTGGTIRMGGATENITIPAVSITQELGNFIISALSNSETINVFLAAIDLDGSFDNGIIAHEYGHGISNRLIGGGANANCMNNQEQLGEGWSDYFGMAITMNPDDTETRVRGVGTFASGQAITGNGIRRYPYTTDMAVNPFTFKEVKDQALPDGEVSVHGVGSIWATMLWDLHWKMINIYGFDPDMYNGTGGNNKTMALVIEGLKLTPCSSGFIGARDAILAADELLYNGANQCAIWEVFARRGLGYSADSGDTDSFTDQTIAFDMPPENVLSTFSCNNALSVEGDVLELFKIYPNPASTSINISLTNEVKNATTAIYDINGRQVYAQKSDLKGTVTINTENLSTGIYILKINNEVINYSQKIIIN
- a CDS encoding deoxyguanosinetriphosphate triphosphohydrolase encodes the protein MNWEQLLSLKRFGDTEKRPRIAQDETRLGFDVDFDRIIFSTAFRSLQDKTQVIPLSETDFVHTRLTHSLEVSVVGRTLGRRVGKVLLERHPDLVALGYTFNDFGAIVATASVAHDIGNPPFGHSGEKAIGEYFKSGNGAKYKDQLSDKEYQDLIEFEGNANGFKILTENREGIFGGLRLSYATLGAFLKYPKESLPQKPTNHVADKKYGFFQSEKEAFLDVVQELGMKPKSIENNSFYRHPLAYLVEAADDICYTIIDFEDGINLGLIDEDYALEYMSKLIYRINREKYYALKHTKDRTAYLRAIAINSLIDEAVKIFLANEKSILEGAFDRSLLEKCAYEAQINDIIKISIDKIYKSKEVIEKEVAGYKIIADLLDVFIKAINHKFEGIESNFDTLILNLLPQEYQVETNSLYNRVMQVSTYVARMSDSYAIRMHKKLTGNLV
- a CDS encoding Na/Pi cotransporter family protein, whose product is MKTVIAGIAILLFGMIMLEDGFRVFTKGPLQKILKKATNKLYKSIAAGAFVTAFIQSSSLVTVITISFISAGLISLSGGIGLVFGANLGTTATAWLIAAFGLKIKISALAMPMIIFGFVFSFKKNDQLKGIGNVLAGLGFFFLGIYYMKEGFDVFKDHIDLTQFAVTGFLGAIIFTFLGIVITTILQSSSATLALILTALAAGQIEYENALAIAIGANIGTTITAILGSINSNASGKRLSIAHLIFNFSTGIIALLLIVPLGNFVDILSDLMGILSNNYTLKLAIFHTIFNFMGVLLMIPFIKKLEAFLLTLFKEKQIKDIHEAKYLNEAVLKFPDTLIESLTEETKYLYKNSIFEIVAHGMSIHRTDIKSNIKISKVVKLSNTAIVTDINELYYSKVKHIYGDIINYIVLGQSTLKLTQAQEIRLTELKLANRRMVEIIRDTRDLSKNITAFLDSENKEVKKEYNKFRKKVATVLRVIYLFRKHDQKEVYFNELKTLKHQAKLSKNRNNKTIDNLIRKNLISPAVASSLVNDNYNVSDLIKKLIQVAELLYSEKDVIFENEIKNNDS